From Bacillales bacterium, the proteins below share one genomic window:
- a CDS encoding helix-turn-helix domain-containing protein has translation MIEQLLELYKNEIIADAAETENPEDYAWFQSEDGSFGIEKSVLTEREKSLLTLFFTPFETGRHLPPKSAYWHSVLYSASSGDSPERPPESPFRFIHFYVKDSSIDHSAFEEAVDGLIPGHPVILWETGQQGVIVELFDAMHEESVHFEDLVDTIAGDFYTAMDLYVGFRLDGTSTVRETFATEKAGFKTCRRYFPERSVYFHAEQLPFLVLAEMRKHERKKLVGSLLGELSSDKELMNSVFEYLKSGLNVSTASKKLYIHRNSLQYRLDKFIEKTGLDIRSFPEAVTVYLALLEEHL, from the coding sequence ATGATCGAACAATTGCTTGAGCTTTATAAAAATGAAATCATTGCCGATGCGGCGGAAACGGAAAATCCGGAAGACTATGCCTGGTTTCAGTCGGAAGACGGGTCGTTCGGCATTGAAAAGTCGGTCCTCACGGAACGAGAAAAATCACTGCTCACCCTTTTTTTCACGCCTTTTGAAACGGGAAGGCATTTGCCTCCGAAATCGGCGTACTGGCATTCTGTATTGTATTCGGCGTCGAGTGGAGATTCGCCGGAGCGACCCCCGGAATCACCGTTTCGGTTCATCCATTTTTACGTGAAAGATTCGTCGATCGACCATTCGGCGTTCGAAGAGGCGGTCGACGGATTAATTCCGGGTCATCCCGTCATATTGTGGGAAACCGGGCAGCAAGGCGTCATCGTTGAACTGTTCGATGCGATGCATGAAGAATCCGTTCATTTTGAAGACCTCGTCGATACAATCGCGGGCGACTTTTACACGGCGATGGATTTGTATGTCGGATTTCGGCTAGACGGAACATCAACGGTTCGCGAAACGTTCGCGACCGAAAAAGCGGGGTTCAAAACATGCCGTCGTTATTTTCCAGAACGAAGCGTTTATTTTCATGCAGAGCAACTCCCTTTTTTAGTGCTCGCCGAAATGAGAAAGCATGAGCGAAAAAAACTCGTCGGGAGCTTGCTTGGCGAATTGAGCAGCGACAAAGAATTGATGAACAGTGTATTCGAATATTTAAAAAGCGGACTCAATGTTTCGACGGCTTCAAAGAAACTGTACATTCATCGGAACAGTTTGCAATACCGCCTTGACAAGTTCATTGAAAAGACCGGGCTCGACATTCGCTCTTTTCCTGAAGCGGTTACCGTTTATCTCGCTTTGTTGGAAGAGCATTTGTGA
- a CDS encoding alpha/beta-type small acid-soluble spore protein, which produces MAQGGNSNQLLVEGASQAIEQMKTEIAQEFGVQLGADQTSRANGSVGGEITKRLVTLAQQQLGGAR; this is translated from the coding sequence ATGGCTCAAGGCGGAAACAGCAATCAATTGCTTGTTGAAGGTGCTTCTCAAGCAATCGAACAGATGAAGACTGAAATTGCTCAAGAATTCGGCGTGCAACTCGGCGCTGACCAAACTTCCCGTGCTAACGGTTCTGTTGGGGGAGAAATCACGAAACGTCTCGTGACGCTCGCTCAACAACAACTCGGTGGCGCTCGTTAA
- a CDS encoding metallophosphoesterase produces MKVGIVSDTHMTTRRNIFPDPLLKGLEDVELIIHAGDWQTLEVYEQLSEIAPVEGVAGNVDDMEIIERFGHKKLLTLNGYTIGVTHGHLGKGRTTPEHARSMFEEDDPDLIIFGHSHIPLDEEIDGVRMFNPGSPTDKRWQPRFSFGLMTLGETLDVRHVYYDKT; encoded by the coding sequence ATGAAAGTCGGCATCGTTTCCGATACCCATATGACAACCCGCAGAAACATTTTTCCTGATCCATTATTGAAAGGATTGGAAGATGTAGAACTGATTATTCATGCAGGAGATTGGCAGACGCTTGAGGTTTATGAACAGTTAAGCGAAATTGCACCTGTGGAAGGTGTCGCAGGCAACGTAGACGACATGGAAATCATTGAACGGTTCGGTCATAAAAAATTGCTGACGCTTAACGGTTACACCATTGGTGTCACACACGGGCATCTTGGCAAAGGGAGAACGACGCCGGAACACGCCAGAAGCATGTTTGAAGAAGATGACCCCGATTTAATCATTTTCGGTCACTCTCATATTCCGCTTGATGAGGAGATCGATGGGGTGAGAATGTTCAATCCCGGTTCACCGACGGATAAAAGATGGCAGCCGCGATTTTCATTCGGGCTGATGACATTGGGAGAAACGCTTGATGTGCGTCACGTGTACTATGACAAGACATGA
- the tyrS gene encoding tyrosine--tRNA ligase, producing MNILDDLEFRGLINQVSDLEGLKEQTEQGPITLYCGFDPTADSLHVGSLVPILTLRRFQEAGHRVIPLVGGGTGLIGDPSFKAQERQLNSQEVVEEWSDKLKNQLSGIVKFEGDNPAKVVNNYDWLGGLQLIPFLRDVGKHLTVNYMMAKESMRSRVETGLSFTEFSYMLMQAYDFLNLYDKEDCRLQVGGSDQWGNITAGLELIRREGKEESAFALTVPLVTKSDGTKFGKTESGAIWLDAEKTTPYEFYQFFLNSSDEDVVKFLKYFTFLSREEIEALEEKVKVAPEKREAQRTLAEEVTKLVHGEEALKQAIRISEALFGGDVAELTAAEIKQGFKDVPSFAMASKEDVGLIDLLVDAGVSSSKRQAREDIKNGAIYINGERDTDLQRVVGADDRIEDQFVIIRRGKKKYFLIHYV from the coding sequence ATGAACATTTTGGATGATCTTGAATTTCGCGGATTAATTAATCAGGTTTCGGATTTGGAAGGGTTGAAGGAACAAACAGAGCAAGGACCGATCACGTTATATTGCGGTTTTGATCCTACGGCAGACAGCTTGCACGTCGGGAGTCTCGTGCCGATTTTGACGCTGCGCCGTTTTCAAGAGGCGGGCCATCGCGTCATTCCGCTAGTCGGCGGCGGCACGGGATTGATCGGGGATCCGAGCTTCAAAGCACAGGAGCGTCAGTTGAACAGCCAAGAAGTCGTCGAGGAGTGGAGCGATAAGCTGAAAAACCAACTGTCGGGCATCGTTAAATTTGAAGGAGATAATCCGGCGAAAGTGGTCAACAACTATGATTGGCTTGGCGGTTTGCAGCTCATTCCGTTTTTGCGTGATGTCGGCAAGCATTTGACCGTCAATTACATGATGGCGAAAGAATCGATGAGATCGCGCGTGGAAACGGGCTTATCGTTCACTGAGTTTTCCTACATGCTCATGCAAGCGTACGATTTCTTGAATTTGTACGATAAAGAAGATTGCCGTCTGCAAGTCGGCGGCAGCGACCAGTGGGGCAACATCACCGCAGGGCTTGAATTGATTCGCCGCGAGGGGAAAGAAGAATCGGCATTTGCGTTGACAGTACCGCTCGTCACGAAAAGTGACGGGACGAAATTCGGAAAAACGGAAAGCGGAGCGATTTGGCTCGACGCGGAAAAAACGACGCCGTACGAGTTTTACCAGTTTTTCTTGAATTCGAGTGACGAGGACGTCGTGAAGTTTTTGAAGTACTTTACGTTCTTGAGCCGGGAAGAAATCGAGGCGCTTGAAGAAAAGGTAAAAGTTGCGCCGGAAAAGCGCGAGGCCCAGCGCACGCTGGCCGAGGAGGTCACGAAGCTTGTGCACGGCGAAGAAGCCTTGAAGCAGGCGATTCGGATTTCCGAAGCGCTGTTTGGCGGAGACGTCGCGGAGCTGACGGCGGCGGAAATCAAGCAAGGCTTCAAAGATGTGCCGTCGTTTGCGATGGCATCGAAAGAAGACGTCGGCTTGATTGACTTGCTCGTGGATGCGGGCGTGTCGTCGTCGAAGCGGCAAGCGCGTGAGGACATTAAGAACGGAGCGATTTACATCAACGGCGAGCGCGACACGGATTTGCAGCGTGTTGTCGGGGCAGACGATCGGATCGAAGACCAGTTTGTCATCATCCGCCGCGGAAAGAAGAAATATTTCTTGATCCATTATGTGTAA
- a CDS encoding YheC/YheD family protein translates to MMFIYFEPLQKKWSHRRAGKTFVWGKNQQPLTTRPFLPAVAFRVRSAKNRIGPLVGIWTSPGKSSFAGNRAAFYRLHQALQTVGGIAFVFTHEGFNADSVTGCVYNARDECWSETVMPLPDVVYNRLPFREDEIGPAYDRLVNRFAKCGIPFFNRRFLDKWTIHDTLTRDPELQKHLPVTLHADVILLQSALLHWPSVMIKPVDGHQGIGMFTIEKSEQGAFVVQTHEQTEHFMTFQALGERFEQLTNDRAYVIQPRIPLDTHEKRPYDFRVLMQKLNGSWQLTGIGARVAGEKAITTHVPRGGSRLAIDKLSPPVNLSAVESICSRAAERLASEIDPLYELSFDVGRDWSGHLWLFEANAKPMVFDEKEIEAKRMRTLIAIMDRLSGFQ, encoded by the coding sequence ATGATGTTCATTTATTTTGAACCGTTGCAAAAAAAATGGAGTCACCGCCGCGCGGGGAAAACATTCGTCTGGGGCAAGAATCAACAGCCGTTAACCACTCGGCCTTTCCTGCCGGCGGTCGCCTTTCGAGTGCGGTCTGCGAAAAATCGGATCGGTCCGCTCGTCGGCATTTGGACATCTCCGGGTAAATCATCCTTCGCCGGCAATCGCGCCGCCTTCTATCGCCTTCATCAAGCGTTGCAAACCGTCGGCGGTATCGCGTTTGTTTTTACTCATGAAGGCTTTAATGCCGACAGCGTGACCGGCTGCGTTTACAATGCACGCGACGAATGCTGGTCTGAGACGGTTATGCCGCTGCCGGATGTCGTCTACAACCGTCTGCCGTTTCGCGAAGACGAAATCGGCCCGGCCTACGATCGCTTAGTCAATCGGTTCGCCAAGTGCGGCATTCCTTTTTTCAACCGACGTTTCCTTGATAAATGGACGATTCATGACACATTAACCCGTGACCCCGAACTGCAGAAACATTTGCCGGTCACCCTGCATGCCGATGTCATACTGCTGCAGTCGGCCCTCCTTCATTGGCCATCGGTAATGATCAAGCCCGTCGACGGTCACCAAGGCATCGGCATGTTTACGATCGAAAAGAGTGAACAAGGTGCATTTGTCGTGCAAACTCATGAACAAACCGAGCACTTTATGACATTTCAAGCGCTCGGCGAAAGGTTCGAACAGCTCACGAACGATCGAGCCTATGTCATTCAACCGCGCATCCCGCTGGATACGCATGAAAAACGGCCGTATGATTTTCGCGTCTTAATGCAAAAACTTAACGGCTCGTGGCAGTTGACCGGCATCGGCGCCCGCGTTGCCGGCGAAAAGGCGATCACGACCCACGTTCCGCGCGGCGGCTCGCGGCTCGCCATCGACAAGCTTTCTCCGCCGGTCAACCTCTCCGCCGTCGAATCAATCTGTTCCCGCGCGGCTGAACGACTGGCATCGGAAATTGACCCGTTGTACGAACTTTCCTTCGATGTCGGACGCGACTGGTCTGGTCACTTATGGCTGTTCGAAGCCAATGCAAAACCGATGGTATTTGACGAGAAAGAAATTGAAGCGAAGCGCATGCGAACATTGATCGCCATCATGGATCGCTTAAGCGGATTTCAATAA
- the ugpC gene encoding sn-glycerol-3-phosphate ABC transporter ATP-binding protein UgpC, producing MAQIHMNNITKSYDGKTTAVDDFNLEISDKEFIVFVGPSGCGKSTTLRMIAGLEDITSGELYIGERMVNDVAPKDRDIAMVFQNYALYPHMNVYDNMAFGLKLRKFKKDEIQKRVNNAAKILGLEQFLDRKPKALSGGQRQRVALGRAIVRDPQVFLMDEPLSNLDAKLRVQMRAEISKLHQRLQTTTIYVTHDQTEAMTMATRIVVMKDGFIQQVGTPKEVYDTPENVFVGGFIGSPAMNFLSGRLEGNTFILGNTKLEVPEGKLKVLKDQGYDNKELILGVRPEDIHDEPVFIETSQGTKINAHIEVAELMGAETYLYSKLEDQDFIARVDSRTDVQSGQNLDLALDLNKGHFFDPETENRIR from the coding sequence ATGGCACAAATTCACATGAACAACATAACGAAAAGCTATGACGGAAAAACGACCGCGGTTGATGATTTCAACCTCGAAATCTCCGATAAAGAATTCATCGTGTTCGTCGGACCGTCAGGGTGCGGGAAATCGACGACTTTGCGAATGATTGCCGGACTCGAGGATATCACGAGCGGCGAGCTTTACATAGGGGAACGCATGGTCAACGACGTGGCCCCGAAAGATCGGGACATCGCAATGGTATTCCAAAACTATGCACTATATCCGCACATGAATGTTTACGACAACATGGCGTTCGGATTGAAATTGCGCAAGTTTAAAAAAGACGAAATCCAAAAGCGCGTCAACAACGCTGCGAAAATTCTCGGACTTGAGCAGTTTCTCGACCGCAAGCCAAAGGCATTGTCCGGCGGTCAACGCCAGCGTGTCGCACTCGGACGGGCGATCGTCCGCGATCCGCAAGTGTTCTTGATGGACGAACCGTTGTCCAATCTTGACGCAAAGCTGCGTGTGCAAATGCGTGCGGAAATTTCGAAACTTCATCAACGGCTGCAAACAACGACGATTTACGTCACGCACGACCAAACGGAAGCAATGACAATGGCAACGAGAATTGTCGTAATGAAAGACGGATTCATTCAACAAGTCGGAACGCCTAAAGAAGTGTATGATACGCCGGAAAACGTATTCGTCGGCGGATTTATCGGCTCTCCGGCCATGAACTTCCTGAGCGGCCGTTTGGAAGGCAACACGTTTATCCTCGGCAACACGAAATTGGAAGTTCCAGAAGGAAAATTGAAAGTATTGAAAGATCAAGGATATGACAACAAAGAACTCATACTCGGCGTTCGTCCCGAAGATATTCACGACGAACCGGTCTTCATTGAAACGTCGCAGGGTACGAAGATTAACGCTCACATTGAAGTCGCCGAATTAATGGGCGCAGAAACTTACTTATATTCGAAACTTGAAGATCAAGATTTCATCGCTCGCGTCGATTCAAGGACAGACGTGCAAAGCGGCCAGAATCTCGACCTTGCCTTGGATCTGAACAAAGGACATTTCTTTGATCCGGAAACGGAAAATCGCATCCGTTAA
- a CDS encoding glycerol-3-phosphate dehydrogenase C-terminal domain-containing protein, producing MAEKVVDLAAEELPGTYPKSRTETKRLSGGSVGGSSGFAHFVGGKIREGTSLGLTADEAELLAKRYGSNVDCLYGILRRMGEEAEHHGLSKCVFAMIVYAIESEMAATPADFFIRRTGALYFNIHWLQQWKEPVIAYMAERLNWREEEIEKHKQTLEQRIEEATFPLKE from the coding sequence ATGGCGGAAAAAGTTGTTGATCTTGCGGCCGAAGAGTTGCCGGGAACTTATCCGAAATCACGAACGGAGACAAAACGGCTTTCCGGCGGAAGTGTAGGCGGATCGAGCGGTTTTGCTCATTTTGTCGGCGGGAAGATCCGCGAAGGCACGTCGCTTGGGCTCACTGCGGATGAGGCTGAACTTTTAGCCAAACGTTATGGATCCAACGTGGACTGCTTGTATGGGATTTTACGAAGAATGGGAGAAGAAGCCGAACATCACGGACTTTCAAAATGTGTATTTGCGATGATCGTTTATGCGATTGAAAGCGAGATGGCCGCAACGCCGGCAGACTTCTTTATTCGTCGAACAGGTGCACTTTACTTTAATATTCATTGGCTGCAGCAATGGAAAGAGCCGGTAATAGCATATATGGCGGAACGGTTAAATTGGCGTGAAGAAGAAATAGAAAAACATAAGCAAACTTTAGAACAAAGAATTGAGGAAGCTACTTTCCCTTTGAAGGAGTGA
- a CDS encoding phospho-sugar mutase, with product MDWKAEYERWLNNPNLDERTKAELERINDDGILEDSFYKNLSFGTGGMRGEIGPGTNRMNRYTIRKASEGLARFIEEHGEEAKLRGVVIAFDSRHRSPEFAKEAALTLGNHGIRAYVFEQLRPTPELSFAVRYLGAFSGIVITASHNPPQYNGFKVYGEDGGQLPPATADRVIEKVNEIGDELAVKVGNEARLKRAGLLTVIGEQVDKAYIEKLQTISVNSAAIASTGKDLRIVYTPLHGTGNLPVRNGLKALGFGNLTIVAEQEAPDPEFSTVQSPNPEEKAAFELAISYGKRIDADLLMATDPDADRVGIAVKNNDGEYVVLSGNQTGALLLHYLLSQKQSKNALPKNGAVLKTIVTSEFGRVIADDFGVTTIDTLTGFKFIGEKIKQFHESNDHTFLFGYEESYGYLIGDFVRDKDAVQACLLAAEAAAYYKTKGMTLYDALESLYDKYGWYAEALRSLTLKGIEGSRQIARIMESFRKEPPRAIAGLEVTDVEDYLQGVHIGLRDGVRESLALPKADVLKYRLSGGHWFCLRPSGTEPKIKFYFGVREAAKEASETRLEAVIEEVMSRVSQLQND from the coding sequence ATGGACTGGAAAGCAGAATACGAGCGTTGGCTCAACAATCCGAATTTGGATGAGCGTACGAAGGCAGAACTTGAAAGGATCAACGACGACGGCATACTGGAAGACAGTTTTTATAAAAATTTGTCTTTCGGCACCGGGGGCATGCGAGGGGAAATCGGTCCCGGCACAAACCGTATGAATCGTTACACGATCCGCAAAGCTTCCGAAGGTCTGGCAAGATTTATCGAGGAACATGGAGAAGAAGCGAAGCTGCGCGGCGTGGTCATCGCTTTCGACTCTCGTCACCGCTCGCCGGAATTTGCCAAAGAGGCGGCGCTGACGCTCGGGAATCACGGCATTCGCGCTTATGTATTCGAGCAATTACGTCCGACGCCGGAACTTTCGTTTGCGGTCAGGTATCTCGGGGCGTTTTCCGGCATCGTTATTACCGCGAGCCATAATCCGCCGCAATACAATGGATTCAAAGTTTACGGTGAAGACGGCGGCCAATTGCCTCCGGCGACAGCAGATCGCGTCATTGAAAAAGTGAACGAGATTGGCGACGAGCTGGCCGTCAAGGTCGGAAATGAAGCGCGGCTGAAGAGAGCCGGTTTGCTTACCGTAATTGGAGAACAGGTCGACAAGGCGTATATTGAAAAGCTTCAAACGATATCCGTCAATTCTGCTGCGATCGCATCTACGGGGAAGGATTTGCGAATCGTTTACACGCCGCTGCATGGAACGGGAAACCTTCCCGTCCGTAACGGTTTGAAGGCGCTTGGTTTCGGAAATCTTACCATTGTCGCCGAGCAAGAAGCCCCGGATCCTGAATTTTCAACGGTTCAATCACCGAACCCGGAAGAAAAAGCGGCGTTTGAACTGGCCATTTCCTACGGAAAACGAATCGACGCCGATTTGTTGATGGCGACCGATCCTGATGCGGACCGGGTCGGGATTGCCGTGAAAAACAATGACGGCGAGTATGTTGTGCTTTCCGGGAATCAGACGGGGGCGCTGCTTCTTCATTATTTGCTTTCGCAAAAACAAAGCAAGAATGCTTTGCCGAAGAACGGCGCCGTATTGAAGACAATCGTCACTTCCGAATTCGGCCGAGTCATTGCCGACGATTTCGGAGTGACGACGATCGATACGCTCACCGGGTTCAAATTTATCGGCGAGAAAATTAAACAATTCCACGAGTCGAACGACCATACTTTTTTATTCGGTTATGAGGAAAGCTACGGGTATTTGATCGGCGACTTCGTTCGGGACAAAGATGCCGTTCAAGCGTGTTTGTTGGCCGCCGAGGCTGCTGCCTACTATAAAACTAAGGGGATGACGTTGTACGACGCCCTTGAATCTTTGTACGACAAATATGGTTGGTATGCCGAAGCGCTTCGATCGTTAACGTTGAAAGGAATCGAAGGCAGCCGGCAAATCGCGCGGATCATGGAATCGTTTCGAAAGGAACCGCCGCGGGCAATCGCCGGTCTCGAGGTAACGGACGTCGAAGATTATTTGCAAGGAGTACACATCGGATTGCGAGATGGGGTGCGAGAATCGCTTGCGCTTCCGAAAGCGGACGTGTTGAAATACCGCTTAAGCGGCGGACACTGGTTTTGCTTGCGTCCCTCCGGGACGGAGCCGAAAATCAAATTTTACTTTGGCGTTCGTGAAGCTGCGAAAGAGGCGAGCGAAACACGGCTCGAAGCGGTCATTGAAGAAGTGATGAGCCGTGTCAGCCAATTACAGAACGATTGA
- a CDS encoding chemotaxis protein, translating into MTRKLAIAVVHGIGSQKENFADAMIGAIRNRFSDLVKNQCSDPATQLVFKPVYWAGVFEKEERELWRRLEQSGDMNYKRLRLFVVNYLADAIAYQPTAERRHNYDNVHQVVAESLQELSEEAGGDAPLCIIAHSLGSVIVSNYFYDLQYEPEKIRPMVRASQRKSALARGETLAQLYTLGSSLPLWCLRFQDFGNAIYVPAPKFALHCPDIETGWWNYYDKDDILGYPLKALNEHYERAVTEDVQVNAGGWLTSWNPFSHLEYANDQSILHPIAERLASTWRQLNE; encoded by the coding sequence ATGACGCGCAAATTGGCGATCGCGGTCGTTCACGGCATCGGAAGTCAGAAAGAAAATTTTGCTGATGCCATGATTGGTGCGATTCGAAACCGGTTTTCGGATTTGGTAAAAAATCAATGCAGCGACCCGGCGACGCAACTCGTTTTCAAGCCCGTATATTGGGCCGGCGTTTTCGAAAAGGAAGAACGTGAATTATGGCGAAGGCTTGAACAAAGCGGCGATATGAATTACAAACGGCTGCGGCTTTTCGTCGTCAACTATTTAGCCGATGCAATCGCTTATCAACCGACGGCAGAGCGCCGCCACAATTATGACAACGTTCACCAAGTCGTCGCCGAATCGTTGCAAGAGTTGTCCGAAGAAGCCGGAGGCGACGCGCCGTTGTGCATCATCGCTCACAGCCTCGGATCGGTGATTGTGAGCAATTATTTTTATGATTTACAATACGAACCGGAGAAGATTCGGCCAATGGTGCGCGCGTCCCAGCGAAAATCCGCGCTTGCCAGAGGCGAGACACTTGCGCAGTTGTACACCCTTGGCAGTTCGCTTCCTTTATGGTGTTTACGATTTCAAGATTTCGGCAACGCCATCTACGTCCCCGCTCCGAAATTTGCCCTTCATTGTCCAGACATCGAGACAGGGTGGTGGAATTATTACGATAAAGACGACATCCTCGGTTATCCTTTAAAAGCGTTGAACGAACATTATGAGCGAGCCGTCACCGAAGACGTACAGGTCAACGCCGGAGGCTGGTTGACGAGCTGGAACCCTTTCTCACACTTGGAATATGCGAACGACCAGAGCATTTTGCATCCGATTGCCGAACGGCTCGCAAGCACATGGAGACAGTTGAACGAATGA
- a CDS encoding SpoVR family protein: MTRQHDELSYAIDEISEIADHFGLDYYPMRFEIVPADILYTFGAYGMPTRYSHWSFGKQFHRMKLQYDLGMSKIYELVINSDPCYAFLLDTNSLIQNKMIIAHVLAHCDFFKNNVHFSNTRRDMVESMAAASERIAHYESVHGKDEVEKFLDAVLAVQEHIDPSLVRGKLRWESDEPQKIKKQGPYDDLLGDEGAEEKPNAEKKKRFPPRPEKDLLLFIEEFSRELEPWQRDVLTMMREEMLYFWPQMQTKIMNEGWASYWHARILREMDLTSSEAVEFASLNANVIQPSRHRLNPYYLGLKIFEDIEHRYDHPDRDMQNQGVVEKSGREKIFEVRELESDPSFIRNYLTKSLVEREDMFLFQKKGRDYTIVDKQWEQVRDQLVSMRINGGFPYITVVDGDYRKKGELYLNHSYEGIELDLKYLQKVLPYLHQLWGRPVHMETVVEDKPVLFQFDGVHMTRSYL; encoded by the coding sequence ATGACGCGCCAGCATGATGAACTTTCTTACGCGATCGATGAAATCAGCGAAATCGCCGATCATTTTGGCCTCGATTATTACCCGATGCGTTTTGAAATCGTTCCGGCGGACATTTTATATACATTCGGCGCTTACGGCATGCCGACGAGATACTCTCATTGGAGTTTCGGCAAACAGTTCCACCGCATGAAACTGCAGTATGATTTGGGCATGAGCAAGATTTACGAACTTGTCATTAATTCCGACCCATGTTATGCGTTCTTGCTCGATACGAATTCGCTTATTCAAAATAAAATGATCATCGCCCACGTGCTCGCACATTGCGATTTTTTCAAAAACAATGTGCATTTTTCCAATACAAGACGTGATATGGTTGAGAGCATGGCCGCTGCGTCCGAACGGATTGCCCATTACGAAAGCGTTCACGGAAAAGACGAAGTGGAGAAATTTCTCGACGCGGTTCTTGCCGTACAAGAACACATCGATCCCTCGCTCGTTAGAGGCAAGCTGCGTTGGGAATCCGACGAGCCGCAAAAGATAAAAAAACAAGGTCCTTATGACGATTTGTTAGGCGATGAGGGCGCTGAGGAAAAACCGAATGCGGAAAAGAAGAAACGGTTTCCGCCTCGGCCGGAAAAGGATTTGTTGCTGTTTATCGAGGAATTCAGCCGCGAGTTGGAACCGTGGCAACGGGACGTCTTAACGATGATGCGCGAAGAAATGCTGTACTTCTGGCCGCAAATGCAAACGAAAATCATGAATGAAGGCTGGGCAAGTTACTGGCATGCCCGCATTTTGCGCGAGATGGATTTAACAAGCAGCGAAGCGGTCGAGTTTGCCTCTTTGAATGCCAACGTTATTCAACCTTCGCGGCATCGCTTGAACCCGTATTATCTCGGTTTGAAAATATTTGAAGACATTGAACATCGTTATGACCATCCTGATCGCGACATGCAAAACCAAGGCGTCGTCGAAAAAAGCGGCCGGGAAAAAATTTTTGAAGTACGGGAATTGGAATCCGATCCGTCCTTCATTCGTAACTATTTGACGAAATCGCTCGTTGAACGGGAAGATATGTTTTTGTTTCAGAAAAAAGGGCGCGACTATACGATTGTCGACAAACAGTGGGAGCAAGTGCGCGATCAGCTTGTTTCGATGCGCATCAATGGAGGATTTCCCTATATTACAGTCGTCGACGGGGACTACCGCAAGAAAGGGGAACTGTATTTAAACCATTCGTACGAAGGGATCGAGCTGGATTTGAAATATTTGCAAAAAGTATTGCCGTACTTGCATCAGCTGTGGGGAAGACCCGTTCATATGGAAACGGTCGTCGAAGATAAACCGGTGCTCTTTCAATTTGACGGCGTGCACATGACGAGAAGTTATTTGTAA
- a CDS encoding DUF5342 family protein codes for MRKENGMIQHFTFKPVRTDGSFRRSYRISFYHEGTCFRAVYRYNGQIDWKDPKPEVSKRKTLESHIHELMLFHVYDK; via the coding sequence ATGAGAAAGGAGAACGGGATGATTCAGCATTTTACTTTTAAACCGGTACGAACGGACGGCAGCTTTCGCCGCAGTTACCGCATCTCTTTTTATCACGAAGGCACTTGTTTCCGCGCCGTTTATCGATACAACGGACAAATCGACTGGAAAGACCCTAAGCCTGAGGTAAGCAAGCGAAAGACCTTGGAATCGCACATACACGAACTGATGCTTTTTCACGTTTACGATAAATAA